Proteins from one Phocoena sinus isolate mPhoSin1 chromosome 8, mPhoSin1.pri, whole genome shotgun sequence genomic window:
- the LOC116758460 gene encoding olfactory receptor 51E1 — MVDPSGNESSATYFILIGLPGLEEAQFWLAFPLCSLYFIAVLGNLTIIYIVWTEHSLHEPMYIFLCMLSGLDVLISTSSMPKMMAIFWFNSTTIQFDACLLQMFAIHSLSGMESTVLLAMAFDRYVAICHPLRHATVLTLPRVTKIGMAAVVRGIALMAPLPFFIKHLPFCRSNILSHSYCLHQDVMKLACADIRVNIIYGLIVIISAIGLDSLLISLSYLLILKTVLGLTREAQAKAFGTCVSHVCAVFIFYVPFIGLSMVHRFDKRHDSLLPVIMANTYLLVPPVLNPIVYGVKTKEIRQRILRLFHVTTHTSDP, encoded by the coding sequence TCCCATTGTGCTCCCTCTACTTTATCGCTGTGCTAGGTAACTTGACAATCATCTACATTGTGTGGACGGAGCATAGCCTACACGAACCCATGTATATCTTTCTTTGCATGCTTTCTGGCCTTGATGTCCTCATCTCCACCTCATCCATGCCCAAAATGATGGCCATCTTCTGGTTCAATTCCACTACCATACAGTTTGATGCTTGTCTGCTACAGATGTTTGCCATCCACTCCTTATCTGGCATGGAGTCCACGGTGCTGCTGGCCATGGCCTTTGACCGCTATGTGGCAATCTGCCACCCACTACGCCATGCCACTGTGCTAACATTGCCTCGTGTTACCAAGATCGGCATGGCTGCTGTGGTACGGGGTATTGCACTTATGGCACCCCTGCCTTTCTTCATCAAACATCTGCCCTTCTGCCGCTCCAACATCCTTTCCCATTCCTACTGCCTACACCAAGATGTCATGAAGCTGGCCTGTGCTGACATCCGCGTCAATATCATCTATGGCCTCATTGTCATCATCTCTGCCATTGGCCTGGACTCACTTCTCATCTCCTTGTCATATCTGCTTATCCTCAAGACTGTGTTGGGCTTGACACGTGAAGCCCAGGCAAAGGCATTTGGTACTTGTGTCTCTCATGTGTGTGCTGTTTTCATATTCTATGTACCTTTCATTGGGTTGTCTATGGTGCACCGGTTTGACAAGCGGCATGACTCCCTCCTGCCTGTCATCATGGCCAACACCTATCTGCTTGTTCCTCCCGTGCTCAACCCTATTGTCTATGGAGTGAAGACAAAGGAGATCCGGCAGCGTATCCTTCGTCTCTTCCATGTGACCACCCACACTTCGGATCCCTAG